The following proteins are encoded in a genomic region of Gossypium hirsutum isolate 1008001.06 chromosome D05, Gossypium_hirsutum_v2.1, whole genome shotgun sequence:
- the LOC107905991 gene encoding LOW QUALITY PROTEIN: glutathionyl-hydroquinone reductase YqjG (The sequence of the model RefSeq protein was modified relative to this genomic sequence to represent the inferred CDS: inserted 1 base in 1 codon), with product MLPFFCKTPSLFGTNNSTLSLFAFKRTCQMARSALDEMSDSGAFMRTASTFRNFISRDPGSQFPPESGRYHLYVSYACPWASRCLAYLKVKGLDKAIGFTSVKPIWERTKETDEHMGWVFPTSDTEEPGAAPNPFNGAKSIRELXELASTNYTGKYTVPVLWDKKFKTIVSNESAEIIRMLNTEFNDIAENPAVDLYPPHLRAEIDKTNEWIYSGINNGVYKCGFARKQEPYDEAVKQLYDALDQCEEILSKQRYLCGNILTEADIRLFVTLIRFDEVYVVHFKCNKKLLREYPNLYNYTKDIYQIPGMSSTVNVQHIKRHYYGSHPSINPFGIIPVGPNIDYSSPHDRARFTA from the exons ATGCTCCCTTTCTTTTGCAAAACCCCGTCATTATTCGGTACCAACAACTCCACTCTCTCATTGTTTGCTTTCAAG CGTACTTGTCAAATGGCTCGATCTGCACTGGATGAAATGTCAGATTCTGGGGCTTTTATGAGAACTGCCTCAACATTTCGTAACTTCATCTCTCGAGACCCTGGTTCTCAGTTTCCACCTGAGTCAGGAAGGTATCATTTGTATGTATCTTATGCTTGCCCTTGGGCTTCCAGGTGTCTTGCATACTTGAAGGTCAAAGGCCTTGACAAGGCCATTGGTTTTACG TCAGTCAAACCCATATGGGAAAGGACAAAGGAAACTGATGAGCACATGGGATGGGTTTTTCCCACTTCTGATACAGAAGAGCCAGGTGCTGCACCCAACCCCTTTAACGGAGCAAAGAGCATAAGGGAAC TAGAGCTTGCAAGTACGAACTATACTGGGAAGTACACAGTCCCT GTCCTATGGGACAAGAAGTTCAAGACTATTGTTAGTAACGAGAGTGCTGAGATAATCCGCATGCTTAATACCGAATTCAACGATATAGCTGAGAATCCTGCTGTGGACCTATATCCTCCACATTTGAGAGCCGAAATTGACAAGACGAATGAGTGGATATACAGCGGAATCAATAACGGTGTTTACAAATGCGGGTTTGCTAGAAAACAAGAGCCTTATGATGAG GCTGTAAAACAACTATATGACGCTTTGGACCAATGTGAGGAGATTCTTTCCAAGCAGCGGTACCTTTGTGGAAACATTCTAACCGAGGCAGATATTCGACTGTTTGTAACCCTCATAAGATTCGATGAG GTCTATGTCGTACATTTCAAGTGCAACAAAAAGCTTCTACGGGAGTACCCGAATTTGTACAACTATACCAAGGACATTTACCAAATTCCAGGCATGAGCAGCACGGTGAATGTGCAACACATCAAGCGCCACTACTATGGTAGCCACCCTTCTATAAATCCATTCGGGATAATCCCTGTTGGCCCAAATATTGACTATTCTTCTCCTCATGACCGAGCACGGTTTACTGCTTAG